Proteins from one Candidatus Desulfovibrio trichonymphae genomic window:
- the cas1f gene encoding type I-F CRISPR-associated endonuclease Cas1f, which produces MGRLLIISLETIAAAPDTVTLLTQEARLSKELYKLVARGTNYGDFTRAKRGSGLDPANRFLDHGSYLAYGLAATAVWVLGIPPAGLAVLHGKTRRGGLVFDVADLVKDAIILPQAFISAMRGDQEQEFRQACVISLTRIEALDFMVDTLKTVALETARG; this is translated from the coding sequence TTGGGACGCCTGCTTATAATATCGCTTGAGACTATAGCCGCAGCTCCTGATACTGTTACCCTGCTCACGCAAGAAGCTCGTTTGTCAAAAGAACTCTATAAGCTGGTTGCCCGTGGTACTAATTATGGTGACTTCACTCGAGCCAAACGTGGTAGTGGCTTAGATCCGGCCAATCGATTCCTTGATCATGGTAGCTATCTGGCATATGGCTTGGCGGCTACAGCTGTCTGGGTGTTGGGAATTCCTCCTGCTGGTCTTGCCGTATTGCACGGCAAGACTCGGCGTGGCGGTTTGGTCTTTGATGTGGCCGATTTGGTAAAAGACGCGATAATTTTGCCGCAAGCATTTATTTCAGCCATGCGTGGAGATCAGGAGCAGGAATTTCGACAAGCGTGCGTGATCAGCCTGACCCGCATTGAAGCACTGGATTTTATGGTCGATACGCTGAAAACAGTAGCTCTTGAAACAGCTCGAGGATAA